The genomic window AAGTGGAAAGACGCGCGTGTTAACGCATCGCATCGCTTATTTAATGGCGGAAAAAGACGTTGCTCCTTGGAACATTTTAGCGATTACATTTACAAACAAGGCAGCACGCGAAATGAAAGAACGTGTAGAACGCATCGTTGGAAAACAGGCGGAAGATATATGGATTTCTACGTTTCACTCGATGTGCGTCCGCATTTTGCGACGCGACATTGATCGGATCGGCATTCACGCTAACTTTTCCATTTTGGATCCAACCGATCAATTGTCTGTGCTAAAACATATTGTAAAAGATCGCAATATTGATCCGAAAAAATATGATCCACGTGCGCTTTTAGGTGCGATTAGTAGCGCGAAAAACGAATTGATGACGCCGGAAAAATATGCCGATCAAGCTGCAAGCCCATATGAACAGCTTGTTGCGGATGTGTATAAAGAATATCAAAAGCGATTGTTGCGCAATCATGCTCTTGATTTTGATGATTTAATTATGACGACGATTCAACTATTTCAACGTGTTCCGGAAGTGTTGGAGTATTATCAACGAAAGTTTCAATACATTCATGTTGATGAATATCAAGATACGAACCGCTCACAATATTTGCTTGTGAACATGCTTGCCAAACGATTTCAAAACTTATGTGTAGTTGGCGATTCTGATCAATCCATTTATCGTTGGCGCGGTGCCGATATTAGCAACATTTTATCGTTTGAAAAAGACTATCCGAACGCCAAAGTCATTTTGCTTGAACAAAATTACCGTTCGACGAAACGTATTTTACAAGCTGCCAACGCGGTTATTGAGCATAATACACAACGAAAACCGAAAAAGCTTTGGACGGAAAATAGCGAAGGACATGCCCTTGTGTATTACGAGGCGATGACGGAAGTAGATGAAGCGCAATTTGTCGTTGGGAAAATTAAAGAATATGTTGATGCAGGAAAACGAGCGTATAAAGATTTTGCTGTTTTATATCGAACGAATGCGCAATCGCGCGTGCTTGAAGAAATGTTATTAAAGGCGAATATCCCATATAAAATTGTTGGCGGTTTAAAATTCTATGACCGAAAAGAAATTAAAGATGTGTTAGCTTATTTACGCTTAATTGCGAATCCGAATGATGACATTAGTTTTACACGCATTATTAACATTCCAAAGCGCGGCATTGGAGCATCGACAATTGATAAAATTGCAGCGTATGCTTCTAGTCAAGGGATATCGATGTTTGATGCGCTCGGTTCTATTGAAGAAATTGGAATTAGCGCTCGCATCGCTGCACCGCTCGTGCAGTTTCGCGAACAAATTCATCATTGGAGCCAAATGCAACATTATTTATCTGTCACAGAGCTTGTCGAAGATGTGCTCGATCGTTCCGGTTACCGCGATATGCTTCGCGAAGAAAAAACGTTAGAGGCACATAGTCGACTTGAAAACATTGACGAGTTTTTATCAGTTACTCAACATTTTGAACAAGTAAACGAAGATAAGTCGCTCGTTGCCTTCTTAACGGACTTAGCGCTTGTTGCAGATATCGATCAGCTTGATAATGATAATGAAGGACAAACAAATGATGCGGTTGTTTTAATGACACTTCATTCCGCAAAAGGATTAGAGTTTCCTGTCGTTTTTCTAGTCGGACTAGAAGAGGGGATCTTCCCGCATAACCGCTCATTAAACGATGAAGATGAAATGGAAGAGGAACGACGTTTAGCATATGTTGGCATTACGCGTGCGGAAGAAGAGCTCTTTTTAACGCGCGCGCATATGCGTACGTTATTTGGACAAACGCATGTTAACGCGCCATCTCGTTTTATCGATGAAATTCCTGAAGAGCTCATTGAATATGCGCATAAACGAGTGACAAAACAGCAAACATCCCAACGTTCATCTACCGTTTCGCAAGGAGGATGGCGCGTAGGCGATAAAGTGAGCCATAAAGTGTGGGGCATTGGAACAATCGTGCGCGTAAAAGAAAACGAGGGTGATCAAGAGATAGATGTTGCTTTTTCAAGCCCAATTGGCATTAAACGACTTTTGGCGAAATTTGCTCCGATTACGAAAGTGTAGAAAGGATGAAGAATGTGACACAACACGACGTTGAAAAGCAAATTGCTGAATTGCGCCAACAAATTGAGAAATATAACTATGAATATTACGTATTAGACAAACCTTCTATTTCTGATGCTGAATACGATGAATTAATGAGAAAATTGATGGAGTTAGAGGAGCAATATCCACAATATAAAACAACGGATTCTCCGTCGCAACGCGTTGGCGGAGCGCCGTTAGAGGGATTTGCCAAGGTGCTCCACCGCGTGCCGATGCTTAGTTTAAGCAACGCTTTTCATGAAGGAGATTTACGAGATTTTGACCGACGTGTACGCCAAGAAGTTGGTGACGTCCGTTACGTATGTGAATTAAAAATTGACGGTTTAGCCGTATCGCTCCGTTATGAAAATGGTTATTTCGTACAAGGAGCAACGCGCGGAGATGGGACGACAGGGGAAGATATTACGGAAAATTTAAAAACCATTCGCTCATTGCCGCTTCGATTGCGTAAACAAGTGACGATTGAAGTGCGTGGGGAAGCATATATGCCACGCCAATCATTTGAAAAGTTAAATGAAAAGCGCAAAATGAACGGAGAAGAATTGTTTGCTAATCCGCGCAATGCGGCAGCCGGATCGCTTCGTCAGCTTGATCCAAAAGTCGTCGCTTCCCGTCAGTTAGATATATTTGTATATCATGTCGTCAATGCAGAAGAGCTCGGATTCGTCTCCCATAGTGAGTCGCTTCATTATTTAGATGAGCTCGGATTTAAAACAAATCCGGCTCGGCAAGTATGCGAAACGATAGATGACGTATTGTCTTACATTGAACAGTGGCATGAACGACGCGCGTCATTGCCGTATGATATTGATGGAATCGTCATTAAAGTAGATGCGTTTGCGCAACAAAAGCAACTAGGAGCGACAGCGAAAAGTCCACGCTGGGCCATTGCTTATAAATTTCCGGCTGAAGAAGTTGTGACACAACTTGTTGATATTGAGCTAAGTGTCGGTCGAACAGGTGTGGTCACTCCGACAGCTATTTTACAGCCTGTGCGTGTGGCAGGCACGATTGTACAGCGTGCATCGCTGCATAATGAAGACTACATTCGTGAAAAAGATATTCGTCTTGGCGATTACGTCGTTATTAAAAAAGCGGGCGATATTATTCCAGAGGTTGTACGTTCATTGCCAGAGCGGCGAACAGGACAGGAGAAGCCTTTCGATATGCCGACGCATTGCCCAGCATGCGCAAGCGAACTCGTTCGTCTTGATGATGAAGTCGCGCTTCGCTGTGTCAATCCGCAATGTCCGGCACAAATTCGAGAGGGGCTTACTCATTTCGTTTCACGCCAAGCGATGAATATTGACGGATTAGGCGAAAAAGTGATCGCTCAACTATTTGAACACGGTCTCGTTCGTAGTGTGGCGGATTTGTATACGTTAACGAAAGACAAACTTGTCGCGTTAGAACGAATGGGAGAAAAATCAGCAACAAACTTACTGCAAGCGATTGAAACATCGAAACAAAATTCACTGGAGCGCTTATTGTTCGGGCTTGGTATTCGCCACGTTGGCGCAAAAGCGGCAAAAACGTTAGCGGAACATTTTGAAACGATGGAACGTCTTCAACAAGCGACGAAAGAAGAACTAACAGCCATTCATGAAATTGGTGAGAAAATGGCGGAATCGATTGTGACGTATTTTTCAAAAGAAGAAGTAAAGCAGTTGCTTGAACGCTTGCGGGCGTATGGTGTCAATATGACATATAAAGGTGCGAAACGGACAGCGGACATAAGCTCAACGTTTGCTGGGAAGACGTTTGTTTTAACAGGCACGTTACAATCGATGTCGCGGAGCGAAGCAAAAGAAAAAATTGAAGCACTAGGTGGAAAAGTGACAGGAAGTGTCAGTAAAAAAACAGACGTTGTCGTTGTAGGTGAAGATGCTGGATCAAAATTAGAAAAAGCGAAACAGCTTGGCATTACAATTTGGGATGAAGCGCGTTTTCTTCAAGAAATACAACAATAAAAGCAGGTGTGAACGATGAAAAGGCTGATGATATTGCTCACTTGTACGCTTCTTACTTTGTCAGCATGCGCGCCAAAATTTAATCAAGAAGAGCAAGTTGTGCAAGAAACAGATAATAAAAAACAAAAGGCGATTATTCCAAAGTACAACATTTCTAACTCGTATTATCGCACAATTTTACCGTTTCAACCCGGAGAGGCGCGGGGACTTGTCGTTGAAAATGTGAATACACGATTAGATATGGATGAATTTGAACTCGGTTTAATGCGCATTGCGCAAGAAAAGTTTTCTCCGTCACAATATTTATTTCAACAAGGACAATATTTAGATCGAAAAACGATTGAGTCGTGGCTTAAGCGAAAACAAGGAAATGGCGAAGGGTTGAATCCTGCGCTCGGAAATGAAGGGACAAATGAAGAAAAAAATAAAAAACATCCACTCTACATTTCACATATTTTAGAGCACAACTACTTAATAAAAACAGGGAACGATAAAGTGCAATTAGGTGGAGTCGTCATCGGGCTTGCGATGAATTCCGTCCATTACTATGAAACAGAAGAAGGGTATCCGCGCGAAGTAAAAATTTCAAAAAGCGATATGGAGAAGGAAGGGAAAAAAGCAGCAGAAGAAATCGTTTCTCGTTTACGTCAAATCGATGGATTAAGAGAAGTACCGATTGTTGTTGGTTTATTTGAACAACAACCGAAATCGTCCATTGTTCCAGGGCACTTTTTTGCGGTTGGTTATGTTGATAAAGGAAGTAACGCCATTCAAGATTGGGAAAAAATAAATGAAGAATATTACGTGTTTCCATCGGATGAAGCGGAAAAAAACCATCGCGATGATTTAGTCAAGTTTTTAAATTTGAAATCCGATATTGAAGAATTTTTTCCGAATTACACAGGGGTGATCGGTAGGGCATTTTACCGTGATGACCAACTACAACAATTGACAATCGACATTGTTATGCAGTTTTACGGAAAAACAGAAGTTATTGGATTTACGCAATACGTCACAGGTCTTCTCATGGAAAAAATGCCTGATTATATGCCGATTTCCGTTTACATTTCTTCGGTGCGCGGACCGGAAAGTATCATTATAAAAAGCCCAGACAAAAATGAACCGTTTGTTCACATCTACCAACCATAAAAAATTTGAATATGTATGCTCCATCCGTTAGAATGAAATTGTGTGTATGAAAACGCTTTTGTAATTTCAACAAAGGGGGCTTACATATGGTACAACCTTACAAACATGAACCATTTACAGACTTTACAATCGAAGCAAACAAAAAAGCGTTTGAAGAAGGATTGAAGACGGTACAAGCTTATCTCGGTCAAGATTATCCGCTTGTCATTGGCGGAGAACGAATCATGACGGAAGATAAGATTGTTTCCATTAATCCAGCGAATAAAACAGAAGTTGTCGGTCGCGTAGCGAAAGCGAATAAAGATTTAGCAGAAAAAGCGATGCAAACAGCCGATGCGGCATTTACATGGTGGAGCAAAACGAAGCCAGAAATGCGCGCAGATATTTTGTTCCGTGCGGCAGCGATTGTGCGTCGTCGCAAACATGAGTTTTCCGCATTGCTTGTGAAAGAAGCAGGAAAACCGTGGAAAGAAGCAGATGCAGATACTGCTGAAGCGATTGACTTTATGGAATATTATGCTCGCCAAATGTTGAAATTAAAAGACGGCATTCCTGTCGAAAGTCGTCCGGGAGAAACAAACCGTTTCTTCTACATTCCGCTTGGCGTTGGCGTTGTCATTTCGCCGTGGAACTTCCCATTTGCAATTATGGCGGGAACGACAGTTGCAGCGCTTGTGACAGGAAATACGGTGCTTTTAAAGCCAGCAAGTGCCACACCAGTCGTTGCTTATAAGTTCGTAGAAGTGTTAGAAGAAGCAGGCCTTCCAGCAGGCGTATTAAACTACATTCCGGGAAGCGGTGCGGAAGTAGGCGATTATTTAGTCGACCATCCGCGCACACGTTTTATTAGCTTCACAGGTTCACGCGATGTTGGCATTCGTATTTATGAGCGTGCCGCTAAAGTGCATCCAGGACAAATTTGGCTCAAGCGCGTCATTGCCGAAATGGGCGGAAAAGACACGATTGTTGTTGATAAAGAAGCAGACCTTGAATTAGCTGCACAATCAATTGTGGCATCGGCATTCGGTTTCTCTGGTCAAAAATGTTCAGCATGCTCGCGCGTTGTTGTGCTTGAAGACGTATACGATCAAGTATTAAACCGCGTTGTCGAGTTAACAAAGCAACTAAAAGTCAGCAATCCAGAAGAACAAAGCACGTTTATGGGACCGGTTATCGATCAATCGGCATATAACAAAATTATGGAATATATCGAAATTGGTAAACAAGAAGGCAAGCTTATGACAGGTGGCGAAGGAGACGACTCGAAAGGCTTCTTCATTCAGCCAACGGTGTTTGCAGATGTCGATCCGAAAGCGCGCATTATGCAAGAAGAAATTTTCGGACCAGTCGTTGCGTTTACGAAAGCAAAAGACTTCGATCAGGCGCTTGACATTGCAAACAACACAGAATACGGCTTAACAGGTGCGGTCATTTCAAACAACCGCTTCCATTTAGAAAAAGCGCGTGAGGAGTTCCATGTTGGCAACCTTTACTTTAACCGTGGTTGCACAGGAGCGATTGTCGGCTACCATCCGTTTGGTGGATTCAACATGTCTGGTACAGACTCGAAAGCAGGTGGCCCAGACTACTTACTTCTCCATATGCAAGCAAAAACAGTATCAGAAATGTTTTAACAGAAAACCCCTCGCCTTTTACTCGGCGAGGGGTTTTTATGAAAACAACCGATTTCTCATTTTGAAAAGTTCTCGCTCAGTCATCGTTGTTTTGTGGACGGTGAAATCGACGTCAAGTTGGAGATTGTTGAGACGTTCGTTGAATTGTTCGTAGTGGGAGTCAATTTTTTCGTTTAGTGCGTGGATTTCTTGCTTCATTGCTGTCATTTCACCGCGCATATGATGCACGTCCATCGTTAAAGCTTCAAGCTTTGCGTCAGTTTCTTCTTGACGATGGAGAAGAGCGTTCATAAGATCGTAAAGCTCTTTTTGTCCATTTTTTAATGCTTGTTGCTCTTCGCGAATGAACTGTTGCTCTTTGCGGAATGCATTCATCTCTTCCCGCAAAGAGTTTATTTCTTCACGGAACGTTTTCTGCTCTTCTCGAATAGCCATTTGTTCTTCTCGAATAGCCATTTGTTCTTCGCGGATCGCTCGTTGCTCTTCGCGAACGTCTTGTAATTCTTTTTGGATGTCTGTGACGATGGATAAAATTTTCTCCAACACTTGTGCACTCATGTTCTCACCTCCTTTTATACACAATCATATTATAACATCATTCGACAAAAAGAGGGAGAAAAATCCCTCTATACCTCCACATCGATAAATTGAAATGATGAGACGTCAAATAAGCCTTGGTCGGTTAATTTGAGTTCTGGAATGACAGGCAACGCTAAAAAGGCGAGCGTAATAAATGGATTAAAGTCGTTTGCTGCCCCAATCGCTGTCAAGGCGTTGTGAATTGCTTGTAACCGTTCTAACACCTGCTCGTAACTTTTCGCTGTCATCAATCCACCGATTTCAAGCGGCAAGTCTGCTAAAACACGTCCGTTTTCGACGACGACAAGCCCGCCGTTTATCCTTTGTATATGTTCAATTGCAGTAATGATGTCGTCATCATTTGTTCCGGTAGCGATGATGTGATGTGAATCATGCGCAATGGATGAGGCGATTGCCCCTTTTTTCAATTGGAATCCGTTGACGATGCCAACACCGACTCCAAGCCCACGGTGACGTTCGACAACAACAAGTTTTAGTAAATCTTGCTCGAGTGACGGTTGGAAGACACCATGTTGGACGTTCACTTCTGTGATGAGCCGTTTTGTATGCAAATGATTTGGAACAATTTTAATGACATTTGCGCAATTTCCGCGTGTAAATGGAATTTGTACATCTTCTTTTGTTACTTTTTTTGTATGAACGGATTGTATAATTGTTTTGTCAACCGAAGTTGCTTTTGCTACGGAAAAGGTAGCGCATCCGTTTTCAGCAACGAGCGTCCCTTTTTTAAAGACATGCGTAATCGAAAACGACTGTAAATCATCCACAAGCAAAAAGTCGGCATCATACCCAGGAGCGATAGCGCCTTTCGTATATAGGCGATAACATTCCGCGGCGTTTAATGTCGCCATTTGAATCGCTGTTATCGGCTCTATACCAGCTTGAATCGCTAGGCGAATATGATGATCGATGCTCCCTTCGGTGACAAGTTCGTCAATATGCTTATCGTCTGTACAAAATAAAAAGCGGCGCGCGTTATACGTATTGACTGCTGGGAGTAGTTTGTGTAAATCTTTTGCGACGGAGCCTTCCCGAATTAAAACGTACATGCCACGTCGCACGCGAGCGAGCGCCTCGTCTACCGTGACACACTCGTGATCGGTATGAACATTGGCGCTTCGGTACACGTTCACAGCTGTTTCATTAAGACCAGCTAAATGACCGTCGATTAGTTTATTTGCTTCTGTGGCAGCGGTTAGTTTAGCGAGCATATGTTGTTTTCCTTGCAAAAGCGACGGATAGTCCATCACTTCCGCAAGCCCAAGCACGCGCGGATGAGAAAAAAACGGTGCTAACTGTTCGGCATGAAGCGTTGCACCAGCGTGTTCAAAATCGGTTGCAGGCACGCACGACGGCAACATCACATATACATCAAGCGGAATGTCGTTCGAATCGTTTAGCATAAATTCGATGCCTTTTGTCCCCGCGACGTTCGCAATTTCGTGCGGATCGGTAATGACGGTTGTGACGCCGTGTGGAACGACGACGCGAGCAAATTCGCTCGGTGTAACCATGGATGATTCAATGTGGACGTGTCCGTCAATTAGCCCAGGGCAAACGTATTTCCCTTTGGCATCAATGACGGTGTGCCCATCATATGTACCGATACCGACAATTTTTCCATCGGCAATCGCCATATCCGCTTGCACGATTTCGTGTGTAAAGACGTTGACAATTTTTCCATTTTTGACGACAACATCGGCTAATTGTTTTTTTGAAGCTACAGCAAGTTGTTTCATTGATGTTCCTCCTCTCCAACTCGATACGAGGAGCGATCCCCGTAGTCAAACGATTTCCGGTCGTTTGGTAGAAACTTTCGGACCATATTTCCGAAATTATACGAGTTGTTTTTTTGAAAATTTTTTTCATTCTACACTGACACTTTTTTTTCGTCAATGCTTGATTTATGTCGAATAAACGATAAAAAATGATATTGTTTCGTAAAAATGTTTTGTTATATAATTCTAATAAGTTTGAAAAGTAAAATACTTTTGTTTAAGAAAGGAGATGAATGTTTTGGAGAATATTGTCGGTTTTCTAAATGAATTATTATGGAGTCCGGTCATGATTTATTTTTGTCTTGGTGTTGGTCTTTTATTTTCGATTATTACCCGCTTTTTACAAGTGCGCCATTTTAAAGACATGATTAAACTCATGTTTCAAGGGAAAAGCTCCGATGCGGGTGTTTCTTCGTTCCAAGCATTATCGATCGCCCTTTCCGGTCGGGTAGGAACAGGAAATATCGCTGGAACAGCGACAGCGATCGCTTTTGGTGGACCAGGTGCTGTATTTTGGATGTGGATGATTGCATTTATTGGTGCATCAAGTGCATTTATTGAGTCAACGTTAGCACAAATTTATAAAGTAAAGCAAGATGGGCAATATCGCGGTGGCCCTGCGTATTACATCGAAAAGGGGATCGGTTGGAAATGGTATGCAGTGCTATTTGCGATTTCGTCAATTATTGCAGTTGGATTGTTAATGCCGGGCATTCAATCGAACTCTATCGCGACGGGATTGAATAACGCTTTCGGCTTAAGTCCGACATGGACAGGTGTTTTGCTTGTTGCGTTGCTTGGTGCCATTATTTTTGGTGGGGTGAAGCGAATTGCAACCGTAGCGCAATATGTCGTTCCTTTTATGGCGCTTGCGTACATTTTACTTGCGCTCATCATTATGGCAGCAAATATTACACAGCTGCCAGCGGTATTTGCACTAATTGTAAAGAGTGCATTAGGGTTTGACTCCGCATTCGGCGGTATTTTAGGCATGGCGATTTCATGGGGAGTAAAACGGGGCATTTATTCAAATGAAGCTGGACAAGGAACTGGGGCACATGCAGCGGCCGCTGCTGAAGTATCCCATCCAGCGAAACAAGGGCTCGTTCAAGCGTTTTCTGTATATATCGATACACTGCTCGTTTGTTCAGCTACAGCGTTTATGATTTTATTTACGGGAATGTATAACACAGCGAATCCAAGCGGTGGATTTATTGTTGAAAACTTAAAAGGGGTAAACCCTGGCCCAGGTTATACACAAGCTGCGATTGAAACGATCTTCCCTGGCTTTGGAGCCGCTTTTGTTGCGATTGCGTTATTTTTCTTCGCATTTACAACGATCATGGCGTATTATTACATTGCCGAGACGAATGTCGCTTATTTAATGCGTGGGAAAAACGGAACGTGGTTAATGACGGGATTAAAAATAATGCTTTTAATCGCAACATTTTACGGGGCGGTAAAAACAGCAGACTTAGCATGGGCGCTCGGTGATGTCGGTCTTGGTATCATGGTTTGGCTAAACTTAATCGCCATTTTAATTTTGGCAAAACCAGCGTTACAAGCATTAAAAGATTATGAAGAACAAAAAGAACAAGGACTTGATCCTGTGTTTGATCCAACAAAACTAGGCATTAAAAACGCGGACTATTGGGTCAATGATTTTAAACGAGATGAAGAACGCGTGTCATAACGAGAGATGTCCAATCGGGCATCTCATTTTTTTGTTTATTCATGAGTAAACAAAATGAATGGCAAATGTTGCTTCACTGCGCGAAAGTTTGGTATCATCATAGTATTGTGAAAGGTCGATAATATCGGAGGTGAAACATATGTCACGAATTTCAATCGAGCAAGTCAAGCATGTGGCGCATTTGGCGCGCTTAGCGATTACAGAAGAGGAAGCAGCGATGTTTGCGAAGCAATTAGATGCGATTATTACGTTTGCCGAGCAGTTAAACGAGTTAGATACAGAAAACGTTCCGCCAACATCACACGTGCTGAATATGAAAAATGTGATGCGTGAAGATGTACCGACAGCTGGACTTCCGTTAGAAGACGTATTGAAAAATGCACCAGACCATCAAGACGGACAATTCCGAGTGCCAGCCATTTTAGAGTAAGGAGGGAAGAATATGTCATTGTTCGATTATCGTGTATCTGAATTGCACAATTTATTACATAAAAAAGAGATTTCCGTTTCGGATTTAGTAGATGAATCGTTTAAACGTATTCATGAAGTAGAAGAAAAAGTACAAGCGTTTTTAACGTTGAACGAAGAACAAGCGCGTGCGAAAGCAAAAGAGTTAGATGAGAAACTTGCAACAGAAAAGGAATTTGGCTTACTTTTCGGGATGCCAATCGGCATTAAAGATAACATTGTGACAAAAGGGCTGCGCACAACGTGTGCGAGTAAAATTTTATACAACTTCGATCCGATTTATGATGCTACAGTCGTTGAACGTTTACATCAAGCTGATGCAGTAACGATCGGTAAGTTAAATATGGACGAGTTTGCGATGGGATCGTCGACAGAAAACTCTGGGTTTCAACTTACGCGCAATCCGTGGGATTTAGAGCGCGTGCCAGGCGGCTCTAGCGGCGGGTCGGCTGCGGCGGTAGCGGCGGGTGAAGTGCCGTTTGCGCTCGGATCAGATACAGGTGGTTCGATTCGCCAACCAGCTGCGTTTTGTGGCGTCGTCGGGTTAAAGCCGACATATGGTCGCGTATCGCGCTACGGCCTTGTCGCGTTTGCCTCTTCACTTGACCAAATCGGTCCGATTACACGTACGGTGGAAGATAATGCATATGTATTACAAGTCATTTCTGGTTTAGATCCGATGGATTCTACATCAGCCAATGTTGAAGTACCAGATTACGTTTCTGCCTTAACAGGGGACATTCAAGGGCTAAAAATTGCCGTACCGAAAGAATATGTAGGCGAAGGGGTATCAGAAGAAGTTCGCCAATCCGTTTTCCAAGCGCTGAAAGTATTAGAAAGTCTCGGGGCAACATGGGAAGAAGTATCGCTCCCTCACTCCAAATATGCGCTTGCGACGTACTATTTATTAGCGTCTTCTGAAGCATCGGCAAACCTTGCGCGCTTTGACGGTGTTCGTTACGGCTATCGGACAGACAATGCGAAAAACTTAATGGAGATGTACAAGCAAACGCGCAGTGAAGGGTTCGGTAACGAAGTGAAACGCCGTATTATGCTTGGAACGTTCGCGTTAAGCTCCGGCTATTATGATGCATATTACAAAAAAGCTCAAAAAGTACGTACGCTCATTAAACAAGATTTCGAGAACATTTTCGCAAAGTACGACGTCATTATTGGGCCAACAACGCCAACGCCAGCGTTTAAAATCGGCGAGAAAACAAACGATCCGTTAACGATGTATGCCAACGACATTTTAACAATTCCAGTCAACCTTGCGGGTGTTCCAGGCATCTCAGTGCCGTGCGGATTTGTCAACGGGTTGCCAGTCGGTCTACAAATTATCGGCAAGCATTTTGACGAAAGCACAATTTACCGCGTGGCGCATGCGTTCGAACAAGCAACAGATTACCATAAACAAAAACCAACGTTGTAAGGGGGGAAATAGTGATGAATTTTGAAATTGTCATCGGACTTGAAGTGCACGTCGAGCTGAAAACGAAATCGAAAATTTTCTCAAGCAGCCCAAATGCATTCGGAGCGCCCCCAAACACACAAACGAGCGTCATTGACTTAGGGTACCCAGGCGTCCTTCCGGTGCTAAACAAACAAGCGGTTGAATTTGCGATGAAAGCCGCGATGGCATTAAACTGCGAAATCGCGACGGAAACGAAATTTGACCGGAAAAACTACTTTTATCCAGACAATCCGAAAGCGTACCAAATTTCACAATACGATCAACCGATTGGACAAAACGGCTGGATTGAAATTGAAGTGAACGGCAAAAAGAAAAAAATTGGTATTACGCGCATTCATTTAGAAGAAGATGCAGGAAAGCTGACGCATACAGGGGACGGTTATTCGTTAGTTGACTTTAACCGCCAAGGCACACCGCTCATTGAAATCGTATCAGAA from Anoxybacillus gonensis includes these protein-coding regions:
- a CDS encoding CamS family sex pheromone protein produces the protein MKRLMILLTCTLLTLSACAPKFNQEEQVVQETDNKKQKAIIPKYNISNSYYRTILPFQPGEARGLVVENVNTRLDMDEFELGLMRIAQEKFSPSQYLFQQGQYLDRKTIESWLKRKQGNGEGLNPALGNEGTNEEKNKKHPLYISHILEHNYLIKTGNDKVQLGGVVIGLAMNSVHYYETEEGYPREVKISKSDMEKEGKKAAEEIVSRLRQIDGLREVPIVVGLFEQQPKSSIVPGHFFAVGYVDKGSNAIQDWEKINEEYYVFPSDEAEKNHRDDLVKFLNLKSDIEEFFPNYTGVIGRAFYRDDQLQQLTIDIVMQFYGKTEVIGFTQYVTGLLMEKMPDYMPISVYISSVRGPESIIIKSPDKNEPFVHIYQP
- the pcrA gene encoding DNA helicase PcrA, translating into MSMSAHMLLEGLNEKQKEAVKTTEGPLLIMAGAGSGKTRVLTHRIAYLMAEKDVAPWNILAITFTNKAAREMKERVERIVGKQAEDIWISTFHSMCVRILRRDIDRIGIHANFSILDPTDQLSVLKHIVKDRNIDPKKYDPRALLGAISSAKNELMTPEKYADQAASPYEQLVADVYKEYQKRLLRNHALDFDDLIMTTIQLFQRVPEVLEYYQRKFQYIHVDEYQDTNRSQYLLVNMLAKRFQNLCVVGDSDQSIYRWRGADISNILSFEKDYPNAKVILLEQNYRSTKRILQAANAVIEHNTQRKPKKLWTENSEGHALVYYEAMTEVDEAQFVVGKIKEYVDAGKRAYKDFAVLYRTNAQSRVLEEMLLKANIPYKIVGGLKFYDRKEIKDVLAYLRLIANPNDDISFTRIINIPKRGIGASTIDKIAAYASSQGISMFDALGSIEEIGISARIAAPLVQFREQIHHWSQMQHYLSVTELVEDVLDRSGYRDMLREEKTLEAHSRLENIDEFLSVTQHFEQVNEDKSLVAFLTDLALVADIDQLDNDNEGQTNDAVVLMTLHSAKGLEFPVVFLVGLEEGIFPHNRSLNDEDEMEEERRLAYVGITRAEEELFLTRAHMRTLFGQTHVNAPSRFIDEIPEELIEYAHKRVTKQQTSQRSSTVSQGGWRVGDKVSHKVWGIGTIVRVKENEGDQEIDVAFSSPIGIKRLLAKFAPITKV
- the ligA gene encoding NAD-dependent DNA ligase LigA produces the protein MKNVTQHDVEKQIAELRQQIEKYNYEYYVLDKPSISDAEYDELMRKLMELEEQYPQYKTTDSPSQRVGGAPLEGFAKVLHRVPMLSLSNAFHEGDLRDFDRRVRQEVGDVRYVCELKIDGLAVSLRYENGYFVQGATRGDGTTGEDITENLKTIRSLPLRLRKQVTIEVRGEAYMPRQSFEKLNEKRKMNGEELFANPRNAAAGSLRQLDPKVVASRQLDIFVYHVVNAEELGFVSHSESLHYLDELGFKTNPARQVCETIDDVLSYIEQWHERRASLPYDIDGIVIKVDAFAQQKQLGATAKSPRWAIAYKFPAEEVVTQLVDIELSVGRTGVVTPTAILQPVRVAGTIVQRASLHNEDYIREKDIRLGDYVVIKKAGDIIPEVVRSLPERRTGQEKPFDMPTHCPACASELVRLDDEVALRCVNPQCPAQIREGLTHFVSRQAMNIDGLGEKVIAQLFEHGLVRSVADLYTLTKDKLVALERMGEKSATNLLQAIETSKQNSLERLLFGLGIRHVGAKAAKTLAEHFETMERLQQATKEELTAIHEIGEKMAESIVTYFSKEEVKQLLERLRAYGVNMTYKGAKRTADISSTFAGKTFVLTGTLQSMSRSEAKEKIEALGGKVTGSVSKKTDVVVVGEDAGSKLEKAKQLGITIWDEARFLQEIQQ
- the pruA gene encoding L-glutamate gamma-semialdehyde dehydrogenase, with protein sequence MVQPYKHEPFTDFTIEANKKAFEEGLKTVQAYLGQDYPLVIGGERIMTEDKIVSINPANKTEVVGRVAKANKDLAEKAMQTADAAFTWWSKTKPEMRADILFRAAAIVRRRKHEFSALLVKEAGKPWKEADADTAEAIDFMEYYARQMLKLKDGIPVESRPGETNRFFYIPLGVGVVISPWNFPFAIMAGTTVAALVTGNTVLLKPASATPVVAYKFVEVLEEAGLPAGVLNYIPGSGAEVGDYLVDHPRTRFISFTGSRDVGIRIYERAAKVHPGQIWLKRVIAEMGGKDTIVVDKEADLELAAQSIVASAFGFSGQKCSACSRVVVLEDVYDQVLNRVVELTKQLKVSNPEEQSTFMGPVIDQSAYNKIMEYIEIGKQEGKLMTGGEGDDSKGFFIQPTVFADVDPKARIMQEEIFGPVVAFTKAKDFDQALDIANNTEYGLTGAVISNNRFHLEKAREEFHVGNLYFNRGCTGAIVGYHPFGGFNMSGTDSKAGGPDYLLLHMQAKTVSEMF